In Cynocephalus volans isolate mCynVol1 chromosome 13, mCynVol1.pri, whole genome shotgun sequence, a genomic segment contains:
- the LOC134361665 gene encoding elongin-A-like: protein MTPAQASQRSLLIESWRRLRTPKQKQQVSPAAVGEDPRAQAELLAVLRTELRPKQRRPPSCADEAAPGTAMAADGALHAVVKLQARLAAHSDPKKLAKFLKKLSALPVTAHSLAETGVRKTVKRLRTHQHVGSLARDLAAQGKKLLVVARDTRPEQLALEESRSRKRPREEFPKEPKVQGACPESHGASESPSDGTERGHRKHRRLSQLQTPPKGSPGGDRRGGSTKRYTVALASSSDWASSGDGHIRIRLSLAGPHQMCVDHCVLPEEEGPEPAVLRQKPGKGHADAPQGSPGLRQEGHLGKPRGQGAVVSPSPAQVSSHRQKGPAGAGDDEMFPAGFSQKSHKAFSPEEGPRAISGDSTKDKPPSRRARREKASELGCVPSLPALDAARDNHLEEKRDKDSDEPKADETKKPSPESLDTGEGAGGLLPTVPGKLSNKLSTREGIRRPSTWESSLPEEEELADMEADSEQPAVPFEAYSTYGRPWKGKERTVKTLATTLRVKDLHETDSKRTRENGSLLPRLAKVQENETEEPPPPGAHVAKLKRVPTDAPPVLPDLPLPGMRASDRALSVLELMSSFPPEIHALPSPQQEEEGGFPTGRRRNSKMPVYSGPRSAGLPRTVTACERRVWALGTSVPAVREAGGDPCPAPEPAWKGCTPDQPGRTIEKYNPTLAKETGHLWKRRCQRDFKEARPEEHESWREMYLRLREARERRLRLVTMKIRSARAERPRGRQTQMIFFHSVLDKPCEVPRRQEKPASGGAAIPDKAEVQPAPRPQESSRPPSSSTGGHSRFHPLPARPPSCGPSTRKAAAKKVAPLMAKTIRDYRNTYSRR from the exons ATGACCCCTGCACAAGCATCACAG AGGTCACTCCTGATTGAGTCCTG GCGGCGGCTCCGCACCCCCAAGCAAAAGCAGCAGGTCAGCCCGGCGGCGGTCGGCGAGGACCCGCGTGCCCAGGCCGAGCTGCTCGCTGTACTGAGGACAGAGCTGCGGCCCAAGCAGCGACGCCCGCCCAGCTGCGCCGACGAGGCTGCGCCCGGGACGGCCATGGCAGCCGACGGGGCGCTGCACGCCGTGGTCAAGCTGCAGGCGCGCCTGGCTGCCCACTCCGATCCCAAGAAGCTGGCGAAATTCCTGAAGAAACTCTCCGCCTTGCCAGTGACAGCACACTCCCTGGCGGAGACTGGAGTCCGCAAGACGGTCAAGCGCTTGCGCACACACCAGCACGTGGGCAGCTTGGCCAGGGACTTAGCCGCCCAGGGGAAGAAGTTGCTGGTCGTGGCGCGGGACACCCGGCCTGAACAACTGGCCTTGGAGGAGAGCCGTTCCCGAAAGCGCCCCAGGGAGGAGTTTCCGAAGGAGCCGAAGGTGCAGGGCGCCTGCCCAGAAAGCCACGGAGCCTCCGAGAGCCCATCCGACGGCACGGAGCGCGGACACAGAAAGCACAGGAGACTCTCGcagctccaaacacctcccaagggGTCTCCCGGTGGCGACAGGAGAGGCGGGAGCACCAAGCGCTACACAGTTGCACTGGCTTCCTCCTCAGACTGGGCGTCTTCCGGCGATGGCCACATCCGGATCCGTCTGTCCCTGgccggtcctcaccagatgtgcgtgGACCATTGCGTGCTCCCGGAGGAGGAGGGCCCCGAGCCCGCTGTTCTCCGCCAGAAGCCTGGAAAAGGCCACGCTGATGCCCCTCAGGGCAGTCCGGGACTCCGTCAAGAGGGACACCTGGGCAAACCCCGGGGGCAAGGGGCCGTCGTGAGCCCAAGCCCGGCGCAGGTATCTTCCCACAGGCAGAAAGGCCCGGCGGGGGCTGGGGACGACGAGATGTTCCCTGCTGGATTCAGCCAGAAATCCCACAAGGCCTTCTCCCCAGAGGAAGGTCCAAGGGCCATCTCGGGGGACAGTACCAAGGACAAACCGCCCTCTAGGCgggccaggagagagaaggcatcgGAGCTCGGTTGCGTTCCCTCTCTACCCGCCTTGGACGCTGCTCGGGACAACCACCTAGAGGAGAAGAGGGACAAAGACTCTGACGAACCCAAAGCAGACGAAACAAAGAAGCCAAGCCCAGAAAGCTTAGACACAGGAGAGGGCGCAGGAGGCCTGCTGCCCACGGTGCCAGGCAAGCTTTCCAACAAGCTCAGCACTCGAGAAGGGATACGCAGACCTTCCACCTGGGAGAGCTCCCTCCCTGAAGAGGAGGAGTTGGCAGATATGGAGGCTGACTCTGAGCAGCCTGCTGTGCCCTTTGAGGCATACTCCACCTATGGCCGGccttggaagggaaaggaaaggacggTGAAAACTCTGGCCACTACTCTGAGAGTCAAAGACCTTCACGAGACGGACTCTAAACGCACTCGTGAAAATGGGAGCCTGCTTCCCAGACTAGCCAAGGTGcaggaaaatgagacagaggaGCCGCCACCGCCCGGAGCGCACGTAGCCAAGCTGAAAAGGGTCCCCACCGACGCCCCGCCGGTGCTGCCAGACCTCCCGTTACCCGGGATGCGGGCCAGTGACAGGGCACTGTCTGTCCTTGAACTGATGTCCTCCTTCCCGCCAGAGATACACgcactcccttccccccagcaaGAAGAAGAGGGTGGATTTCCTACGGGACGCAGAAGGAACTCGAAGATGCCGGTGTACTCGGGCCCCAGGAGCGCCGGCCTGCCTAGAACCGTGACTGCGTGTGAGCGGCGGGTGTGGGCCCTCGGGACCAGCGTCCCTGCTGTCCGGGAAGCGGGGGGAGACCCGTGTCCTGCTCCGGAGCCCGCGTGGAAGGGGTGCACGCCCGATCAGCCAGGTCGCACCATCGAGAAATACAATCCCACACTAGCGAAAGAAACGGGCCACTTATGGAAAAGGCGCTGTCAACGAGACTTTAAGGAAGCCCGGCCGGAGGAGCACGAGTCGTGGCGGGAGATGTACCTGCGGCTCCGGGAGGCCCGAGAGCGGCGGCTCCGGCTGGTGACGATGAAGATCCGCTCTGCACGCGCCGAGAGGCCCAGAGGCCGACAGACACAGATGATCTTCTTCCACTCTGTGCTCGACAAGCCTTGTGAGgttcccaggaggcaggaaaagccTGCCTCGGGAGGAGCGGCCATCCCCGATAAAGCCGAGGTGCAGCCGGCCCCACGCCCACAGGAGAGCAGCCGGCCCCCCTCCAGCAGCACCGGTGGCCACAGCCGCTTTCACCCGCTCCCTGCGAGGCCCCCCTCCTGCGGCCCCAGCACCAGGAAAGCCGCCGCCAAGAAAGTAGCCCCGCTCATGGCCAAGACGATCCGAGATTACAGGAACACATACTCCCGCCGATGA